One part of the Candidatus Lernaella stagnicola genome encodes these proteins:
- a CDS encoding ferredoxin-thioredoxin reductase catalytic domain-containing protein, which translates to MSKKPKSAADLFELFKQIAERKGLHFNPNADIVRPLIDGLWKNKQRYGHPSCPCRLSSEDFDNDRDIICPCDYSEPDIEEYGQCYCGLFVHRLVVEGNRQTQEVPERRPAEKMCY; encoded by the coding sequence ATGAGCAAGAAACCAAAGAGCGCCGCCGATCTTTTCGAGTTGTTTAAACAAATCGCTGAGCGCAAAGGACTGCACTTCAACCCGAATGCCGACATCGTCCGTCCCTTGATCGACGGCCTCTGGAAAAATAAGCAGCGCTATGGGCATCCTAGCTGCCCGTGCCGCCTCTCGTCCGAAGACTTCGACAACGACCGCGACATCATCTGCCCCTGCGACTACTCCGAACCCGACATTGAAGAATACGGCCAATGCTACTGCGGCCTCTTCGTTCACCGCCTCGTCGTTGAAGGCAACCGCCAAACCCAGGAAGTCCCCGAACGGCGCCCGGCCGAAAAGATGTGCTACTGA
- a CDS encoding glutaredoxin family protein, with protein MTETSAQRPTVYIITTCPRCRRVKEYLDQLGIDYDLVAVDTMPREERIKIIDNFRKYHPIVSFPIIEAGEVILIGTNPDEVRQVFGRQE; from the coding sequence ATGACAGAAACGTCCGCGCAACGCCCGACTGTTTACATTATCACGACGTGCCCCCGCTGCCGCCGTGTGAAAGAGTATCTCGACCAGCTTGGGATCGATTACGACCTGGTGGCCGTCGATACCATGCCGCGGGAAGAGCGCATCAAGATAATCGATAACTTCCGCAAGTATCACCCGATCGTCTCTTTCCCCATCATCGAGGCCGGCGAAGTGATACTCATCGGCACGAATCCAGACGAAGTAAGACAGGTTTTCGGGAGACAAGAATGA
- a CDS encoding dienelactone hydrolase family protein, translating to MKYSRFRFPRVLLGFLLLVLTVAGCGSDDTNNQEDSSSVDLSTPWAELTDFFPPEELGPYDVGVTTLMFIDESRWEVWGDMPRTLPVEVWYPAAGPGDTNTTMDMVGPIPKWAQGVMDAIYGDLLPEVMGLVTKAGRDAPPIVLDQPFPLIIFSHGLSAIRFQNFTLCEHLASHGFVVVSPDHYANAIFTNIPDEQVVILNPLSTLAGVYDRLVDIQFVYDTMQNLPAESGDISLVPPIDFSHVGMTGHSYGGLTTMQAGAIHPFIDAIAPLNPIFLPWYPHSFNKPFLMLQSEFDEIVGIGNEATRRAFDMAEADYKLHINLLRGSHYSATDACSLVPEMFRGPERGCDVPTHIPVALANQVSAGYVTAFFKRFVAEDVRYEDYLLENRYPEEVETDVFWPE from the coding sequence ATGAAATATTCACGGTTTCGCTTCCCGCGCGTTCTCCTTGGATTTCTACTTCTCGTATTAACCGTTGCGGGTTGCGGTAGCGATGATACCAACAACCAGGAAGACTCCAGTAGCGTCGACCTTTCCACACCCTGGGCCGAACTGACCGACTTCTTCCCGCCGGAGGAGCTGGGGCCCTATGACGTCGGCGTGACGACCTTAATGTTCATCGATGAAAGCCGGTGGGAAGTGTGGGGCGATATGCCTCGCACCCTGCCCGTCGAAGTGTGGTACCCCGCCGCGGGACCCGGCGATACGAATACGACGATGGACATGGTCGGTCCGATTCCCAAATGGGCGCAGGGAGTCATGGACGCGATTTACGGCGACCTGCTGCCGGAGGTCATGGGGCTTGTCACCAAGGCCGGACGTGACGCGCCGCCTATCGTACTCGACCAACCTTTCCCGTTGATCATTTTCAGCCACGGGCTCTCGGCCATTCGCTTCCAAAATTTCACGCTCTGCGAACACCTGGCCAGTCACGGCTTCGTCGTTGTCTCACCGGACCATTACGCCAACGCCATCTTCACCAATATTCCCGACGAGCAAGTCGTAATCCTCAACCCGCTGTCCACGCTTGCCGGCGTGTACGACCGCCTGGTGGATATCCAGTTCGTGTACGACACGATGCAAAACCTGCCAGCAGAAAGCGGCGACATCAGCCTCGTACCGCCGATCGACTTTTCTCACGTCGGCATGACCGGTCACAGCTACGGCGGCTTGACCACGATGCAGGCGGGCGCCATCCATCCCTTTATTGACGCCATCGCGCCGCTCAACCCGATCTTCTTGCCGTGGTACCCACACTCGTTCAACAAGCCCTTTTTGATGCTGCAATCCGAGTTCGACGAAATCGTCGGCATCGGCAACGAGGCGACCCGCCGCGCCTTCGACATGGCGGAGGCCGATTACAAATTGCACATCAACCTTCTGCGCGGCAGCCACTACAGCGCAACGGATGCGTGTTCCCTGGTGCCCGAGATGTTTCGCGGCCCCGAGCGCGGTTGCGACGTGCCCACGCACATCCCGGTCGCCTTGGCTAATCAGGTTTCCGCCGGATACGTAACGGCTTTCTTCAAGCGTTTTGTGGCCGAGGACGTTCGCTACGAAGACTACTTGCTGGAAAACCGCTATCCGGAAGAAGTCGAAACGGACGTTTTTTGGCCGGAATAA
- a CDS encoding response regulator produces the protein MGRAPAGPEQSRFVHLDRIARRERRWYKARYTFGKDMPAKRRKKRILVIEDDEITREMLQRTLSRAGFRVSTAPNGLKLVSSLNVSKPDLILLDVMMSWVNGIELCRLIGRIREYRDVPVIFVSGHSDAKTIEECKAAGGVEFIAKPIDLALLISAVKKYLGIGADG, from the coding sequence ATGGGTCGAGCACCTGCCGGTCCAGAACAATCAAGGTTTGTACACCTCGACCGGATTGCCCGCCGGGAACGCCGGTGGTACAAAGCGCGATACACTTTTGGTAAGGACATGCCGGCAAAACGACGAAAAAAACGTATCCTCGTCATTGAGGACGATGAGATCACGCGGGAGATGTTGCAGCGAACGTTAAGCCGCGCGGGCTTTCGTGTCTCCACCGCGCCAAACGGATTGAAACTGGTATCGAGCCTCAATGTGTCGAAACCCGATTTGATTCTGTTGGATGTAATGATGAGTTGGGTCAACGGGATTGAGTTGTGTCGGTTGATCGGTCGCATTCGCGAATACCGCGACGTACCGGTGATTTTTGTCAGTGGTCACTCGGATGCCAAGACGATTGAGGAGTGCAAGGCGGCCGGCGGTGTGGAATTCATCGCGAAACCTATTGATCTTGCGCTTCTTATCAGTGCGGTGAAAAAGTATTTAGGGATCGGTGCCGACGGTTAA
- a CDS encoding undecaprenyl-diphosphate phosphatase, which translates to MPTVNEGDDIIDYGYTALLGLLQGITEFLPVSSSGHLVIAQHLFGMRDASLFLDTILHLGTLAAVVAVFWSDLKELCAAVPLLWRWGPRRAWREHGNFRLLVWLAVGTLPAAVVGLVLADFFEAAFGSVRAVGAALFFTALVLFTAAWKRQRATPLFETRGWQALGVGLAQALAIMPGISRSGMTIVVGQHLGLARDAAARLSFLLAIPAILGAVLLQAIKLESVPAGFAPAAIVGFVTAAVSGYLSLRLLLRFVQKGRLHFFGVYCLLAGSFALFVGL; encoded by the coding sequence GTGCCGACGGTTAACGAAGGAGATGACATCATCGACTATGGGTACACCGCATTGTTGGGGTTGCTGCAGGGCATCACGGAATTCTTGCCGGTCAGTTCCTCCGGCCACCTGGTCATCGCGCAGCATTTGTTCGGCATGCGCGACGCCTCGCTATTCCTCGATACGATTTTGCATTTGGGCACGCTGGCGGCCGTGGTGGCGGTGTTTTGGTCCGATCTAAAAGAGTTGTGCGCCGCTGTTCCGCTATTGTGGCGATGGGGGCCGAGGCGGGCTTGGCGGGAGCACGGCAACTTTCGCCTGTTGGTGTGGCTCGCGGTCGGCACGCTGCCGGCGGCCGTGGTGGGTTTGGTGCTGGCCGATTTCTTCGAGGCGGCATTCGGCTCGGTGCGGGCCGTTGGGGCGGCGCTGTTCTTTACGGCGCTGGTGTTGTTTACCGCGGCTTGGAAACGACAGCGCGCCACGCCGCTATTTGAAACCCGCGGTTGGCAGGCCTTGGGTGTGGGCTTGGCGCAGGCTTTGGCGATCATGCCCGGGATCAGCCGTAGCGGCATGACGATTGTCGTGGGCCAGCATCTGGGTTTGGCGCGTGATGCGGCGGCGCGTCTGAGTTTTCTGTTGGCCATTCCGGCCATTTTGGGTGCGGTTTTGTTGCAGGCCATAAAGTTGGAGAGCGTGCCGGCGGGATTCGCGCCGGCGGCGATCGTGGGGTTTGTGACGGCGGCCGTTTCCGGGTATCTTTCACTCAGACTTCTATTGCGTTTCGTACAAAAAGGGCGACTGCACTTCTTCGGTGTGTACTGTTTGTTAGCCGGATCGTTTGCTCTTTTTGTGGGTTTATAA
- the gmd gene encoding GDP-mannose 4,6-dehydratase → MKRALITGITGQDGSYLAELLLDKGYQVTGMVRRASTEKFERIEHLREKIDIRQGDLLDQLSLIRLIEEEEPEEIYNLAAMSFVPTSWNQPVLTAEFTGVGVTRVLEAVRLVNPRIKFYQASSSEMFGKVREIPQKETTPYYPRSPYGVAKAYGHFITVNYRESYEIFACSGILFNHESPRRGLEFVTRKVTHGAAMIKLGKQEQLAMGNLDAKRDWGFAGDYVRAMWLMLQQDEADDYVIATGETHSVRELVEIAFQRVGLDWQDYVTVDPRFMRPAEVDFLIGDFSKAKEKLGWEPRVKFRELVEMMVDADLAAGKRKMEIGLL, encoded by the coding sequence ATGAAGCGTGCTCTTATCACGGGCATTACCGGGCAGGATGGTTCATACCTGGCCGAGCTTTTGCTCGATAAAGGATATCAAGTTACGGGGATGGTACGCCGGGCCAGCACGGAGAAGTTCGAGCGTATCGAACATCTGCGTGAAAAGATTGACATCCGGCAGGGGGACTTGCTCGACCAGCTCAGTCTGATTCGCCTGATCGAAGAGGAAGAGCCGGAAGAAATCTACAACCTGGCGGCAATGAGTTTCGTTCCCACCAGTTGGAACCAGCCGGTGCTGACGGCCGAATTCACCGGCGTCGGCGTCACGCGCGTGCTGGAAGCCGTGCGCCTGGTCAATCCGCGGATCAAGTTCTATCAAGCCAGCAGCTCCGAAATGTTCGGCAAGGTGCGCGAAATACCCCAAAAAGAAACGACGCCTTATTATCCGCGCAGTCCCTACGGCGTGGCGAAGGCATACGGGCATTTCATTACCGTGAATTATCGCGAAAGCTATGAAATTTTTGCGTGTTCCGGAATCCTCTTCAATCACGAATCACCGCGACGCGGCTTGGAGTTCGTCACGCGAAAGGTGACGCACGGCGCGGCGATGATCAAACTGGGCAAGCAAGAACAATTGGCGATGGGCAACTTGGACGCCAAGCGCGACTGGGGCTTTGCGGGCGACTACGTGCGGGCGATGTGGTTGATGTTGCAGCAAGACGAAGCCGACGATTACGTCATCGCCACGGGGGAAACTCACTCGGTGCGGGAGTTGGTCGAGATCGCGTTTCAACGCGTCGGTCTGGATTGGCAGGACTATGTGACCGTTGATCCGCGCTTTATGCGACCGGCCGAAGTGGACTTCTTGATCGGCGATTTTTCCAAAGCCAAAGAAAAATTAGGCTGGGAACCACGCGTCAAATTCCGCGAACTGGTCGAAATGATGGTGGACGCGGACCTAGCTGCAGGTAAGCGGAAAATGGAAATAGGCCTGCTATAG
- a CDS encoding NAD-dependent epimerase/dehydratase family protein, with the protein MNIAVTGAGGFVGAHLCAHLAACGDRITATDRDAPARDRCQNEALDVTDAAAVDRFFAAQRFDAVLHLAAIAFVPEAERDPATAMHVNVGGTANVLHAVAKHQDKARVLVISSAEVYGAPAAEEMPITEEFAVRPVHAYAFSKWLAEQYARFVADREDIDLLIARPFSHIGPGQRPVFAAASFAKQLAEIAAGRQEPIIRVGDLSAKRDVADVRDVVRAYRLALEKLPNGAVFNVCSGKERAIGDILNDLIELAGIEVRVEVDESRLRAHDIPVIRGAHEYLTRFTGWQPEITWRQTLTDLFQAWRLGEG; encoded by the coding sequence GTGAATATCGCAGTCACCGGAGCAGGCGGTTTCGTCGGCGCGCACTTGTGCGCGCATCTGGCCGCGTGCGGCGATCGCATCACCGCGACCGACCGAGACGCCCCGGCTCGGGACCGCTGCCAAAACGAAGCCCTTGACGTGACCGACGCGGCGGCCGTCGACCGCTTTTTTGCCGCGCAGCGATTCGACGCTGTTTTGCACTTGGCGGCGATTGCCTTCGTGCCGGAAGCCGAACGGGATCCGGCAACGGCCATGCACGTCAACGTGGGCGGCACGGCCAATGTGTTACATGCCGTGGCGAAACACCAAGACAAAGCCCGCGTGCTGGTCATTTCGTCGGCCGAAGTGTACGGAGCGCCGGCGGCGGAAGAGATGCCGATCACCGAGGAGTTTGCCGTACGGCCCGTTCATGCCTACGCGTTCAGCAAGTGGCTGGCTGAGCAGTACGCTCGTTTCGTGGCTGACCGTGAGGATATCGATCTGCTAATCGCACGGCCTTTTTCGCATATCGGGCCGGGCCAGCGGCCCGTGTTCGCCGCGGCAAGTTTCGCCAAGCAACTGGCCGAGATCGCCGCAGGCCGCCAGGAGCCGATCATTCGCGTGGGAGATCTCTCGGCCAAGCGGGATGTGGCCGACGTTCGCGACGTGGTGCGGGCGTATCGCCTGGCGCTGGAAAAACTGCCGAACGGGGCGGTTTTCAACGTTTGCAGTGGCAAAGAAAGGGCGATTGGCGACATTCTAAACGATTTGATCGAACTCGCGGGGATCGAGGTGAGGGTTGAGGTCGACGAGTCTCGTTTACGCGCCCATGATATCCCGGTGATACGCGGCGCGCACGAGTATTTAACGCGCTTTACGGGTTGGCAGCCCGAGATCACCTGGCGGCAAACGCTGACGGACTTGTTCCAGGCGTGGCGGCTGGGCGAAGGATGA
- a CDS encoding FapA family protein, whose translation MSNETEKKELNRPEGAAAGVEADAGAAKAADSDKRKSEAPAQAKRPPPVGNRAAEVIVQRGLNDLRATVQVIPPTGNGQHVNIEKLRKALADKKVIHGIDEEALARIVAERSYAQVLTVAHGDVPQDGLDAQLVYHYDKLIERQDSSLDNLGQVNYKELGNIISADPETLLLEKIPPTEGEPGQTVTGKPIRQIKGKDLKIRCGKGVRVDPSGLKWFSEIAGQVIYRNDQISIENVLEVENVDSETGNVHFKGTVIVKGIVEDGFVIDTTADIRIMGSVGAAKLTARGDIAVVGGVFGKGQAVITTTEGSIYVRFSQDARLRAARHIVIEEYSRNSTLRAGHTIHVVNQNPNRGRILGGSASAIDEIHANNIGGEMEIATRIMVGISKEDVDRINELETAIQKRFENLEKLNKSVFIIQREKAAKGVQLDERRQEIYTRLLDLLTALRENARYGILELVELYRSVYAHRKSYLHVNNQIFPNVDINIQLATMVVRKPITFASLSNNENEVNVMPFRDHDNVNSETDEG comes from the coding sequence GTGAGCAACGAGACGGAGAAAAAGGAATTGAACCGTCCCGAGGGGGCCGCTGCAGGCGTCGAAGCTGACGCCGGCGCAGCGAAAGCCGCGGATTCCGACAAGCGGAAGTCGGAGGCGCCGGCCCAAGCGAAGCGGCCGCCGCCCGTCGGCAACCGCGCGGCTGAAGTGATCGTACAGCGCGGTCTCAACGACTTACGGGCGACGGTGCAGGTCATTCCACCCACCGGTAACGGCCAACACGTTAACATCGAAAAATTGCGGAAGGCGCTGGCCGATAAAAAAGTCATCCACGGCATCGACGAAGAAGCGCTGGCACGAATCGTTGCCGAAAGAAGCTACGCTCAGGTCCTTACCGTAGCCCACGGCGACGTGCCGCAAGACGGTCTCGACGCGCAACTTGTGTATCACTACGACAAGCTTATCGAGCGCCAGGACAGCAGCCTGGATAACCTGGGCCAGGTTAACTACAAGGAATTGGGCAACATAATCAGCGCCGATCCCGAGACGTTGCTGTTGGAAAAAATCCCGCCGACCGAGGGGGAACCCGGGCAAACGGTGACCGGCAAGCCGATTCGGCAGATCAAAGGCAAAGATCTTAAGATCCGTTGCGGCAAAGGGGTTCGCGTCGACCCGTCGGGGTTGAAATGGTTCAGCGAGATCGCCGGACAAGTGATTTACCGCAACGACCAGATCAGCATCGAAAACGTGCTCGAGGTCGAGAACGTCGACTCCGAAACGGGGAATGTTCATTTCAAGGGGACGGTCATCGTCAAGGGCATTGTCGAGGACGGCTTTGTCATCGATACGACGGCGGATATTCGTATCATGGGTAGTGTGGGTGCGGCAAAGCTGACGGCGCGCGGCGATATCGCCGTGGTCGGCGGTGTGTTCGGCAAGGGGCAGGCGGTAATTACCACGACCGAGGGGTCGATCTATGTGAGGTTTTCACAGGACGCACGATTGCGCGCCGCTCGCCACATTGTAATTGAAGAGTATTCGCGCAATAGCACGTTGCGAGCCGGCCACACGATTCACGTGGTTAACCAAAATCCGAACCGGGGCCGAATTTTGGGCGGCAGCGCCTCGGCGATCGACGAGATTCACGCCAACAACATCGGCGGCGAGATGGAAATCGCCACGCGGATCATGGTGGGTATTTCGAAAGAGGACGTGGACCGTATCAACGAGTTAGAGACGGCGATACAAAAGCGTTTTGAAAACCTCGAAAAATTGAACAAGAGCGTGTTCATTATCCAGCGTGAAAAGGCTGCCAAGGGCGTGCAACTTGATGAGCGACGACAGGAAATATACACGCGATTGCTGGATCTTCTGACTGCCTTGCGCGAAAACGCACGCTACGGCATTCTGGAGTTAGTGGAACTGTACCGCAGCGTTTATGCCCACAGGAAAAGCTACTTGCACGTCAACAACCAAATATTCCCCAACGTCGACATCAATATTCAGTTGGCGACAATGGTGGTGCGCAAACCAATCACCTTCGCTTCGCTTTCCAACAACGAGAACGAGGTTAACGTGATGCCCTTTAGGGACCATGACAATGTCAATTCCGAAACTGACGAAGGATGA
- a CDS encoding pentapeptide repeat-containing protein, translating into MSIPKLTKDDVKAHLESEKSLRKVDLSGLFLEKLDLNGVSFHGSVLHMTQFHHCVLDEANFEGVVVTRACFSHCQLTGAIFTGARGAGAIFEECEMTGAKFDKAQFERAALLRCNCRESTFAAARMRHALLDGGDFSGCDFSKCVMALVTIQNCQVQNAKFVSANLNCAYLAELDLTGSDFSQSRLVACNMARSTLQGCEFAKAMLIGTNLAGVDLKGVNLQVAYQEAIQTEEDELPTERSAESEETPR; encoded by the coding sequence ATGTCAATTCCGAAACTGACGAAGGATGACGTCAAGGCGCATCTGGAGAGCGAAAAATCGCTCCGGAAAGTCGACCTGAGCGGCCTGTTTCTGGAGAAACTGGACCTAAATGGCGTCAGCTTCCACGGCAGCGTTTTGCACATGACCCAATTCCACCATTGCGTATTGGATGAGGCCAATTTCGAAGGCGTCGTCGTTACTCGGGCTTGCTTCAGCCACTGCCAGCTTACCGGCGCGATTTTTACCGGTGCGCGAGGCGCCGGCGCGATTTTCGAGGAATGCGAAATGACCGGCGCGAAATTTGACAAAGCACAATTCGAGCGAGCGGCTCTGTTGCGGTGCAACTGCCGTGAGTCGACGTTTGCCGCCGCGCGGATGCGGCATGCGTTGTTGGACGGCGGCGATTTTAGCGGCTGCGATTTCAGTAAATGCGTCATGGCCCTGGTGACAATTCAGAACTGCCAAGTTCAGAATGCGAAGTTCGTGAGCGCCAATCTCAATTGCGCCTATCTGGCCGAACTTGATTTGACCGGCAGCGATTTTTCGCAATCGCGGCTCGTCGCCTGCAATATGGCCCGCTCTACGTTGCAGGGTTGCGAATTTGCCAAAGCCATGCTCATCGGCACGAACCTGGCCGGCGTGGATTTGAAGGGCGTAAATTTGCAGGTTGCGTACCAAGAAGCGATCCAAACCGAGGAAGATGAATTGCCGACCGAACGGTCGGCCGAAAGCGAGGAAACGCCGCGCTAG
- the pseC gene encoding UDP-4-amino-4,6-dideoxy-N-acetyl-beta-L-altrosamine transaminase, with the protein MAKSLALNGGMPVRKTLLPYGRQSLDESDLQAVARVFQGDWLTQGPAVARFEDAFADALGARYAVAFSSGTAALHSACFAAGLGPEDEVIVPAMTFAATANAALFVGAKPVFVDVDARTGLLDPADIARVLSPRTRTVIPVHYAGRPVDMDALAEVIDGRDITIIEDACHALGAMYRGTPAGRLGDMACFSFHPVKHITTGEGGMVVTDDAQYAERLRLFRNHGIVRDEAAVRREGGWHNEMRALGYNYRITDIQCALGLNQLRRLDQFLSARLFHAARYDTELADLPEVTVLPQQDDFLCAYHLYPSLFDMDALSCDKKTLFAGLRAEGIGVQVHYIPVPRHPYYRQRGYDPADTPGAEEFFAREISLPLFADMTDDDRGDVIAAVRKVVTAFRR; encoded by the coding sequence GTGGCGAAATCGCTGGCTCTGAACGGCGGAATGCCGGTGCGGAAAACGCTTTTGCCCTACGGACGGCAATCGCTGGACGAGTCGGATCTCCAGGCCGTGGCGCGGGTGTTTCAGGGGGATTGGCTGACCCAGGGGCCCGCCGTGGCCAGGTTTGAGGATGCCTTCGCCGATGCCCTCGGAGCGAGATACGCGGTCGCCTTTTCCAGCGGCACCGCGGCGTTGCATAGCGCTTGTTTCGCAGCGGGATTGGGACCGGAGGACGAAGTCATTGTGCCGGCGATGACGTTCGCGGCAACGGCCAACGCGGCGCTTTTCGTCGGTGCGAAGCCGGTATTCGTCGACGTCGACGCCCGAACCGGCTTGCTGGATCCGGCCGATATCGCGCGCGTACTCTCGCCGCGCACCCGAACGGTTATCCCCGTGCATTACGCGGGGCGGCCGGTCGACATGGACGCGCTTGCGGAAGTGATCGACGGCCGGGATATCACGATTATTGAGGACGCGTGTCATGCCCTCGGCGCGATGTATCGCGGCACTCCCGCGGGGCGATTAGGCGACATGGCGTGTTTCAGTTTCCATCCTGTCAAACACATCACGACCGGCGAGGGCGGCATGGTGGTGACCGACGACGCGCAGTACGCCGAGCGGCTGCGGCTGTTTCGCAACCACGGCATCGTGCGCGACGAGGCGGCGGTGCGGCGCGAAGGGGGCTGGCACAACGAGATGCGCGCGCTTGGCTACAACTATCGCATCACGGACATCCAGTGCGCGTTGGGCCTAAACCAGTTGCGGCGGCTGGACCAATTTCTATCGGCGCGGTTGTTTCATGCCGCGCGTTACGACACGGAGTTGGCCGACCTACCTGAGGTGACGGTGTTGCCGCAACAAGACGACTTCTTGTGCGCCTACCACTTGTATCCGTCGCTGTTCGATATGGACGCGTTATCCTGCGACAAGAAAACGCTTTTCGCGGGCCTGCGGGCCGAGGGCATCGGAGTTCAAGTGCACTATATCCCGGTGCCGCGACACCCCTATTACCGGCAGCGCGGATACGACCCGGCCGACACGCCGGGCGCCGAAGAGTTCTTCGCGCGGGAGATTTCGTTGCCGCTATTTGCCGACATGACCGATGACGACCGCGGCGACGTGATCGCGGCGGTGCGCAAGGTCGTCACGGCATTCAGGAGGTAG
- a CDS encoding PIG-L deacetylase family protein — protein sequence MQKALVVVAHPDDEVLGCGGTVARLRRQGVEVRFIVCGEGVTSREDADQTQVAELDVHLRQAAKILGVDDVFHLEFPDNRFDARDRLDLIKAVEAHGLSFEPDVVFTHHPSDLNIDHRYVHDAVMTAFRPLPHTKPVALYGVEIASSTGWGAAESAPAFVPNVFADITETLDQKIAAMDAYASEKRAWPHPRSAEALRAAARYWGSRVGLEAAEPFVLFRSYF from the coding sequence ATGCAGAAAGCGCTAGTGGTTGTCGCCCATCCCGACGACGAAGTGCTCGGTTGCGGCGGCACCGTGGCCCGCTTGCGGCGGCAAGGTGTAGAGGTGCGGTTTATTGTGTGCGGCGAGGGCGTGACCAGCCGCGAGGATGCCGACCAAACCCAAGTGGCAGAGCTCGACGTGCACCTGCGGCAGGCCGCGAAAATTCTTGGCGTCGACGACGTATTCCACCTGGAGTTTCCCGACAACCGCTTCGATGCGCGCGACCGGTTGGATCTCATCAAAGCTGTGGAGGCGCACGGCTTGTCTTTTGAGCCCGATGTCGTGTTCACGCACCATCCGTCAGATCTCAACATCGATCACCGCTACGTTCACGACGCGGTCATGACGGCTTTTCGCCCGCTGCCGCACACCAAACCGGTGGCTCTTTACGGCGTGGAGATTGCGTCCAGTACCGGTTGGGGCGCGGCGGAATCGGCGCCCGCCTTTGTGCCGAATGTGTTCGCGGATATCACGGAAACATTGGACCAGAAAATCGCAGCGATGGACGCGTATGCGAGCGAGAAAAGAGCATGGCCGCACCCGCGTTCGGCCGAAGCCCTGCGGGCGGCCGCGCGTTACTGGGGAAGCCGTGTCGGCTTGGAGGCAGCGGAACCTTTCGTGCTTTTCCGTTCGTACTTCTGA
- a CDS encoding radical SAM protein, whose protein sequence is MQYEGIVIRPPSEARSLILQATFGCSHNKCTFCPTYKGARFRIKDEARLFAEIDEMAALRSWRRVFLADGDALIIPQARLVRILEKLRESLPGCERVGIYGNAKSIEKKSVEELRELRELGLGIIYFGLESGDDATLEFICKGRTGEQMIAAGRHVKESGIALSITVLLGISPGRPREHAIATGRVLSAIDPEFAGALTVMVVPGTPLWELQEKKEWQLPDEFVGLEELALMLEHTHMSDGLFMSNHASNYVPLKVRMPEDKDDAVRRLRDILESRDRSALKPEQFRAL, encoded by the coding sequence ATGCAATACGAAGGCATCGTCATCCGGCCGCCCAGTGAAGCCCGCTCCCTGATCTTGCAGGCCACGTTCGGCTGTAGCCACAACAAGTGCACTTTCTGCCCAACCTACAAAGGAGCACGTTTCCGCATCAAAGACGAAGCGAGGCTCTTTGCCGAAATCGACGAAATGGCGGCGCTGCGGTCGTGGCGGCGCGTGTTTCTGGCCGACGGCGACGCGTTGATCATTCCGCAGGCCCGCTTGGTGCGCATTCTGGAAAAACTGCGCGAAAGCCTCCCGGGTTGCGAGCGTGTCGGTATTTACGGCAACGCCAAGAGCATCGAGAAAAAAAGCGTGGAAGAATTACGGGAGCTGCGGGAACTCGGCCTGGGAATCATCTACTTCGGGCTCGAGTCCGGCGACGACGCCACGTTGGAGTTCATCTGCAAAGGACGCACCGGCGAGCAGATGATCGCCGCCGGCCGCCACGTGAAAGAGTCAGGCATCGCGCTGTCGATCACCGTGTTGCTCGGCATTTCGCCGGGCCGCCCCCGCGAGCACGCCATTGCGACCGGCCGCGTGCTGTCGGCCATCGACCCGGAATTCGCCGGCGCCCTGACGGTCATGGTAGTGCCCGGCACGCCGCTGTGGGAACTGCAGGAGAAAAAGGAGTGGCAACTGCCCGACGAATTCGTCGGCTTGGAAGAACTGGCGCTGATGCTCGAACACACGCACATGAGCGATGGTCTGTTCATGAGCAACCACGCCAGCAACTACGTGCCGCTTAAAGTGCGCATGCCCGAAGACAAGGACGACGCGGTACGCCGCCTGCGCGACATTCTCGAAAGCCGCGACCGCAGCGCGCTCAAACCGGAACAATTCCGCGCGCTATAA